The bacterium genome includes the window CGGAAACATTCAGCCGGACCGACGCATTGGATCGGGGATGGCGTATCGAAAACGAGGATTTTACTCCCACAACTTGGCGACGATATGACGGTTCAAACTCAAACGATGGCTGTGCGCAAATGCCGTTCATCGAATCGTTTGCCAACGGTTCCGCTGACATCCTTTGGACGCCGCCGATTTACACAGTTGGTTGTCCGACGTTAACGCTCTCATTCGATTGGTCCTATGTTGCATTAATTGGAAATGACGATACCCTCAAAATCTGTTATGTGATAAATGACGGATTCCGCTCGGAAGCGATTTGGCAACGCTACGCATCTGGCGGCAACCAGCAGACCACCCTGATCGCAGGCGTTGGCGGGTCGGTTACTTATCCCGGTATCGGCGGGATGTGGGGTCACGCGGAAATCGAAGTCCCAGCGGAAGTATTGGGGCAAGTGAAAGTCAGTATCGGATTCTGTGGTGTTAATGGCGGCGGAAGTAATCTATTCGTCGATAATGTGAACATCACGGGTTGGCCGACCGCGCCAGCAGCACCGGAAATTCTTGGCGCATCGTTTAGCAACAACTGGTTCACCCTGTCTTGGGCGCCGGTGCAGGAAAATATTACATACTACAAGATATACCGTAGTTTGGATCCGTACTTTACACCATCACCGGAAAACTTCCGTGCACAAGTGCATATCGCCTACACCGAATGGACCGATACGGGCGTTGCCGGTCAGTACTACTATCGGGTAACGGCATTCAATGGGGCATCGACCGATGAAGTCGATGTACCCGTTCGGATGAATTTACCGCCGCCGCCATCGACGAAACAGTAGCACATTGTAGATTGTTTAATGAACTCGACCAAATGATAAAATGCCCGTTGCAAAACGGGCATTTTCACAAATTGCGTTTACTGTGAATTACAAGATCACGATCCGGCTAAGCAGATACACTGCGGTCGAGCTGCTGCTGGTGCGAACAATTAAACGGTTTTCACCGGCTTGCAACCAGTTGCCGATGCGCCACTCGTCAAAGCCCGGGGGGTCCTCCCGATCAAGATTACGCGTCGGTGTAACATCGCCTGCAACAGTTTTCCCGTTTAATTCAACCGAAATTCGGGTTTTACCGCTGACAGTGAAGGGATAGGAACGATTGGTCGCATAACCGAACAGTCGCAGCTTAAGGTTATTCTTATCGATGCCATCCGGTAGAACGAAGCGAAGCTCAATCGCATCGGAACCGGCAGGGTTGCGGTTCTGATAGCCATATCCCAACTCCCACGACCAGAAGTTCACATCTTTGAAATATTTCTTTTGTGGACCATTCGCATTGTCAGTAGTGAAATTCCCATCGGCATAAACACCGTAAAGAATTGATGCGTCGCCGCTTCTCACGCCGCCTTGATTGTCAATAGAAACCACTAAGGACAATAACGGTTCGTAGGTTCCCACGATTGTTGCAACCGAATTACCAGAAGTTATCGAGACATGTACCGGAGCCGGGGTGCGATATCCTTCCACAGCGCCAAACGAGAGGGTGTACTCACCATACGCGAGCGGTTCGATCGTGACTTCACCTGTTCCGCGCAAAGAGCCGTCAAGGAACACTTTACCATTGATCGGGCGGGTACTGACGAATGCTCTGCCTTGAGTCGCCTGTGCTTCCGCCACCAACTGAAACAACAGATTTTGCATTGAACTCGCCGTTGCCAGCGAAACAATTTGTTCGCCGTCGATGGCGCGATAGCCGCTTTTCTTTACGACAATCCGATGGATCCCCAGTGGCAATGTTGCAACATGCGGGGTAAGCTTACTGGTCGGTGTGTTGTCGATCCATACTTCAGCGCCGGAGGGATCGCTTTCGATTCGTACCGATGCATATTTCGCATCGATTACACGCGGGTTTTCCTCTGATGACTTTAAGTACTCCTGCTCACCGAGACCTCGCTCCGGTACTGGATTCGTTTGAGGAACGCCACGCTTAAAAACCGAAGGTAAAGCAGCGCGCGGTGCCGGTTGCTGAGCGACGGGTGTCTCAGTCATTGTATTTGGATCGCCCGGGATCAAGCGAAAGGAGGCGAATGATTTCGATTTTCTTTGAACGTCGATTACCAGCGACTCTGGAGAACACACAAAGTGTTGCATGGTTACTTTTATCGTGTATTTGCCAAAGCTGTTGGTGCGAAACTCGTACGGCGTTACCCCGATTTTGATGCCATTGATTTGTACAACGGCACCACGCGGTTCGGATTCGACGATTACCAAAGCTTTTCGGTCACGTAGTACAAATTGGTATAACGCCCACCCGCCAGCTAATGCAAAGACAAATCCGATCAGCAGAACTGCTTTCAGTTGATCGCGGCCACGTTTGATTTCCGGCGCAATGTCCGGATCAGTCCAGAATTCCCAAAACCTCGATCTCATACTGTATGCCTACCCAAGTTGTTCCAGAATGATCCAGAGTTATAAATACCGGTTTATGTACTTCTTTTGGTGTTAATGCGAACACGATGCCCGCCGCGCCGATGAATGCCGCCGCCAATCCAAATCCGCGCATTTTCTCGCCGACCGAGCGTTCATGTGCCGGATCTTCTCCAGCATTCTCCAGTTCATTTGCCCGGTTGAAGTGCGACCGCGATTGAAAAACATTGTACACCCCGAATCCCATCACCACTGCCGAGGGGATTACCCAGTTGGCATAGGGGCGCATCTTCATCGATTTCAGTTTTACTGCCGGAAGACCCGGCGACGTGACCACTGGATTCTTGCCTGGAACCGGCGCGATATCGGGACGAGGAAGCGATGTTCCTTCCGGTTCGATAATCTCCAGCAAATCGCTCCAGATGAAACTCCGAGCGCCAAATTCGCCCCGAGTGAACACCGAGTCCCTCGATTGGAACACCGAATCGGCTTCGAACGGCGAGCCATTAACCGGATAAACAACGTACGGTTTGGCTAAAGACACCGTTACTAAAACCAGCAAAGTTCCAATGGTACGATAGAAAACATTCATAGTGCAAACCTTCGAGAAGGTAATTCGGATGCATCGGAACTGCAACCGGATTGAAGAAAGCATCCTCCGTTTGTGGAGTTACGTTCTACATGTTACTTTTTGTCGAACCAGAAGGAGTAATTTATGGATACCCCCCCACCCGATGCGACACCGGTTGAAGCAATTCAATGGGCATTGCATCATGAAATCGACGCGGAGAAAATCTATTTTCAACTAGCGCAGCAGATGACCAATCCTGCGACACGTAAGATGTTCCTCGAACTTGCCAACGAAGAGGCAAAACACAAACTGTTGTTACAAGCCGAACTCGACCGCTACCTCTACCAGGAGAATTAACATGTCCGACTCCGCAGCGGCTGGGTCCCCGATGACCGTCGATATTGGAATTATCGGAGCGGGACCGGTCGGTTTGTATGCGACGTTTTATGCCGGATTGCGCGGGATGTCAGCAATCGTCTTCGATAGTATGCCACAACCGGGCGGGCAATTGCAAGCGCTGTACCCCAAAAAGAAGATATACGACGTTCCCGGGTTCCCGGCGATTCTTGCCGAAGAGTTGGTGAACAACTTGCACGAGCAATCGGTACGCTACAAGCCCGAAGTGCGGCTGAATACCCGTATCGATACGCTGGTGCCCGCTGGCGAAGGGTTTGCCCTAACAACCGTCCACGGTGATACGCTGCAGGTTCGCAGTGTGTTGATTGCGGCAGGATTGGGCGCGTTTCTGCCCCGCAAACTCGATTTACAGGACGCGCAGAAACTCGAAGAGCGCGGCGTGTATTACGTCGTCCACAACCCCGAACAATTTCACGGGAAGCGTTTATTGATCATTGGCGGTGGCGATAGTGCAATCGATTGGGGTTTGACGCTCGTACCCCATGCTAAAGAGTTGACGCTAATTCATCTGATGAAAAAGTTTCAAGCCCATGAGATGAATGTTAACGAATTATTGAACACCAAAGCGAATGTTCATGTCGAATATCAATTGAAGACGATTCACGGTGACGAACATGTCGAGGCGGCGACCATCGTCAATAATGTCACTGGTGAAGAAAAGACGATTGCGGTCGATGCGATTCTTTGCTTTATCGGATTCCTTACCAATTTAGGACCGATTAAAGAATGGGGATTGGCGATTCGCGGGAATGGCGTCGTAGTTGATTTCGATATGTCGACGAATATCCCAGGAATCTTTGCGGCGGGCGATATCGTTTACCACCCCGGAAAAATCCGCTTGATTTCCACCGGATTCAGCGAAGCGGCGATTGCCGTGAATAATGCGAAACACTACCTCAATCCGAAAGACAAAATTCAGCCGGGCCATTCCTCGAATATGAAGATGGAATAGGTGCTGGGTGTTGGGTATTGGGTGATGGGTGTTGGGTAGCGGCAGGTCTCCAGACCTGTTGATTTTGAGTAAGGGCGAACCTCGTGTTCGCCCTTTTTTTTGATAACGACAATCGATAGTAGGGGCAGACCCTATGTTCGCCCTTTTTTTACAGGTCTGGAGACCTGTCAGTACCCATTTGTCCCGCGACAGGAATGTCGCGGCCACGCATATTTTACCGATCCCCGAATCCCGAATTCCGAACCCCTACAACGTAGGACAGACACTCTTGTCTGTCCATAAAAAAAGAGAGGCGTATACCATACGCCCCTACTTTCCACCACCCATTGCCGATTGCCCAACCCCCATCACCTTACACCCTACACCCTACACCTTTCACCTTAGAAGAACCATCTTCCTAGTCTGTGTGAATTCACCCGATTGCAATCGTACGAAATATGTACCAGTTGCGAGGGTTGTGCCATCGAATTTGATTTGATACGATCCCGGATTCTGATGGAAATTTACGAGGGTTGCCACTTCCCGACCGGTGATATCGAATACCTTTAAATCGACTTTTCCCATTTTCGGAATTGTGTATTCGATGGTAGTGGTCGCATTGAATGGGTTGGGGTAATTGGGGTGAAGGGAGAACTTTCTTAGTAAGTTTGCATTATTGATTTCATTCACAGCAACACAATCGGCAAAACTGAAAATATGAAAACTATTAGCACCATAGACAAAAGCTATTGAATCAGTAAGAGTTAGTTTTCGAATTCCTTGGTTATCCGGGAGTGAATAATACCCTATTTCTCGCATATTTAATGGGCTTGAAGCGTCGATTATCCTTAAGCCACTAGTGCTTGACGCTACGAAAGCTAAGTTACCTGAAAATCGAACATCATAGGCAATTCCCTGAATAGGAAACCTCCCAACAACATTGAGATATGGCACTGACAGATCAAAAACGCTCAAACCCATCATGGTACTTGCAATAAGTTGATTATCCGTTAAAGCAACAGCAAAAAATGGCGAGGTGCTTGCGATACCACTGATTTGGATTAGTTGTCTGTTGACATCATGTACTTCAATACTATAAACGCTGTCACCTACATAAGTATCTCGACAGACTAAACTGATGATACTATCATGTAAAGCAATCGAGCAAGGGCTATTAGTGCTCGTGACGATAGAATTATTCAGGCGGTGATCATTTGATATTACAGTTTTGGTAAGAAAAGCTTCGGTACAGGCAAAGATAGAATTTCCGGACTGCACCATACATCGATAATTCTGACTTCTGGGTTGTATGATTGAATCGATTACGATGGGTGTTAGCCTGTTATGAATATCCAGTGATCTCATAACATTACCGCTACAATAATAGAGGTAATCCCCGTCTATTGCTGAACATGCTATTGAGCTTATTGTATCAAAGGAACTAACTTCAAGCGGTTGAGTGGGGTTTGCGATGTTAAAAATATGGAGCCCTGAGCTCCCGCTAACGTATGCAAAGTCTCCATTTACAGTTACCGACGTAACATTGTATGGGCAGGCTACACTTGATAGTCGTCTCACCCCCAAACTATCCTGCGCGAAGGTAGCGGAGCAGAGAAATAGCGTTGACGTTAGAAGAACGGTAGCAGAAAACATACGGGTGGAACACATGGGTTTACCCTCCCTGAGTTGGCAAGCGAGTTTCTCGTATTAAGAAAGTAGTAACGCATTTTCCCGATTTCAAGCGAAATTCCCTATCTTAGAAAAGAATCCTCACAGAATGTTAACAATTGTTCGCGACCTTTGGTCCGTTGGGTACCGGGGAGTGGTTCCCGACCAAGCGAGTGTTGTCAGTAATGGAAAGCCATGACCAACGAATATGTAATCGAAGTTGCCAATCTTGATTTTTTCTACGGTGCGACCCAAGCGCTGCATACGATCAACTTGCAGCTCGAGCGGAATAAAGTCACTGCGCTCATCGGACCATCCGGGTGCGGTAAATCGACGTTTCTCCGCACTCTGAACCGGATGAACGATTTAATTCTCGGTACCCGACTCACCGGTTCGATTCAAATCGACGGCGTCGATATCTACGCGCCGACCACTGATATTTTCGCCCTTCGCCGCAAAGTCGGCATGGTCTTCCAAAAATCAAATCCGTTCCCGAAATCGATTTTCGATAATGTCGCCTACGGACCTCGTATTCACGGCATCAGCGACCGTACGATTCTTTCTGAAATTGTCGAAACCAGTTTGAAGCAAGCGGCGTTGTGGGAGGAAGTGAAAGACCGCCTCGACCGCAATGCGCTTGGTCTCTCCGGCGGTCAGCAACAACGGTTGTGTATCGCCCGCGCGCTCGCCGTGAAGCCGGAAATTCTCCTGATGGATGAACCGGCATCGGCGCTCGACCCCCAAGCCACCACCCGCATCGAAGATTTAATCGCCGACTTGAGCGAGAAGTACACTATCGTCATCGTTACCCATAACATGCAACAAGCGGCACGGGTCTCCGACTTCACCGCCTTCTTTTACGAAGGGGTTCTCATCGAGTTCGGCGCGACTGACCAACTATTCCAGAATCCGCGCCTGAAAAAAACCGAAGATTACATCCAAGGCAGATTCGGATGATTTTTCTTTTTTTTTGTTTTCCGGTTCAAGGTAAAGTTATGTTGGTTTTAGTTGAACCGGTTTTGAAGTTTATAGGGAGTTCGCAGCAATTTCTACAAAGCTGAGATAACGAGAAATTTCGTGAGGATATAACCGTGCATCATCTTGATCGCGAAATCGAAAAATTGAAGAAGAGCATTCTCGAAGTAGGAACCATTGTCGAGGAGAGTTTGCGGTATGCGATGCAATCACTCTTAACCCGTAGCGCAGAACCAGCAAAACGGGTGATTCATACCGACCCCACAGTGGACATCCGCGAAGTATTGGTCGAAGAAGAGTGCCTGAAAATTCTCGCGCTGTATCAACCGGTCGCGTATCAATTGCGGTTTGTCATTGCAGTATTGAAAATCAATAACGATCTCGAACGAATCGGCGATCTCGCTGTCAATATCGCGCAACGATCACTCGACTTGATGAAGTATCCCCCGTTGGAATATCCCGTCGACTTCAAACGGATGGCGTGGACCGTCGAACAGATGCTGGCAAAAAGTCTCGATGCATTGGTCAATCGCGATTCGACGTTGGCAGTCAAAGTTTGTATGCTCGACGATGAAGTTGACCAGATGCACCGCGACTCCTACCCCACCGTCGCCAAGATCATCACCGAACACCCCGAACAAGCGGAAGCGTTGCTCCATCTGCTATCGGTTTCACGCTACCTCGAACGCTGTGCCGACCAAGTCACAAATATCGCCGAAGATGTGATTTATTTGGTGGAAGGAAGTATCGTCCGGCACAAACACAAACACGAGTCCCCCAATAACGAAGAATAATCTCTGACACGACATTGGTCGGGTCGCATCGTTTTGCACAAACCAATAGGTAAATGTTAAGATTCTGTTAAGATAAATCACCCCCGTCGCTAAGGTATTGAAAAATCCAATACCATTTTGAAAGCGGCGGGTTTTGTTGTAAACTCTTAACGATTTCTTAACACAATTAACCTGAGTGAACCCATGCGACTCGACCGGATTCTACAGGCATTGCTCCCCCACGATGAGCACTTTTTCACCTTCTTCGAAGAGTCAGCCAACACCATCGCTACCGCGTCGGCGTTGCTTTGCAAACTCCCCGGCGCGTTGCCGGGCGAACGCGAGCAGCTTATCGCGAAAATCTCCGAATGCGAACATGCTGGCGACAATATCACCCACCAAGTATTTGAAGAGCTGAACCGGACGTTTGTCACCCCATTCGACCGCGAAGATATTCATATGCTCGCATCGGAATTGGATGACATCCTCGATTACATCGATGGCAGCGCCCGCCGGATTCATCTCTACAAGGTGAATAATTGTCCACCGGCGATGCTCGAATTGATGGAGTGTCTCCATCTATCGGTTATGGAACTCACGCGCGGCATTCCGATGTTGCGCAATTTTTCTAAACCGGAGGCGCTCAAAGCGGTAATCCAAAAGGTGAATGAGTACGAAAATACCGCCGACTCGATTTTCCAACGGGCAATTGCCGATCTCTTCGATAACGAACCGAATGCCATTGAGATCATCAAACTCAAAGAGATTTTCGTTGCGCTCGAAACAGCTACCGACAAATGCGAAGACGTTGCTAACGTTTTCGAAACTTTACTGATTAAGCACGCGTAATCTGGCGCATCATGTTAACCTTAGTCATCTTTATCATCTTTGTCGCGTTAGTCTTCGACTTCCTGAACGGATTCCACGACTCTGCCAATTCGATTGCGACCATCGTTTCCACCCGCGTCTTGACGCCGCGGAAGGCGGTGATGTGGGCGGCATTTTTCAACTTGGTCGCCGCCTTTATGTTCGATGTCCATGTCGCAAAAACGATTGGTAAGGGATTAGTCGAATTATCGGCGGTGAATGAATATGTCGTACTTGCCGGGCTGCTGGGCGCGATTGTTTGGAATCTCCTCACTTGGTGGTTCGGTATCCCTTCCAGTTCGTCTCATGCGCTCATCGGCGGGTATGCTGGCGCGGCAGTCGCGCGGGCCGGGTTTGATGTGGTGCTGTATCACGGTTGGACCAAAACGATCCTATTCATCTTCATCGCACCATTGATGGGGATGGTGATGGGATTTCTCCTGATGGCGATTGTGATGTGGATTATGCGGGGGCGTTCCGTTACAAAATCGAATAATGTGTTCCGGAAATTGCAGTTGGTATCGGCGGCGGCGTATAGCTTGGGACACGGTACTAATGATGCGCAAAAGACGATGGGTATTATTACTACCTTGCTCGTCACTGCCGGATTTCTTGACACCTTTGAAGTACCCTATTGGGTGATTCTTTCATCGCATTTCGCCATCGCAATGGGAACCTTGTTTGGGGGGTGGCGGATTGTGAAAACGATGGGTCAGAAAATTACCAAACTGAAACCGTCGGGCGGCTTCTGTGCTGAAACGGCGGGCGCGATCACACTGCTCGTCACGGCATTCGGCGGAATTGCGGTCAGCACTACCCATACCATTAGTGGCGCAATTATGGGCGTAGGCGCTACCCGGCGCGCATCGGCAGTCCGTTGGGGACTCGCTGGCAACATCATCATCGCTTGGATCCTCACGATACCCGCTTCCGCGCTCGTCGGCGCAATCTCCTACTACATCGTCAGCATCTTCGAATAATTTTTTTACTGGTTGGGTAGGGGCGGACTCCCATGTCCGCCCGAGTAGGTGAACAGACAAGATTGTCTGTCCTACGGTGTAGGGGCGAGATTTATCACGCCCGAAAGTAGGGGCGGACTCCCATGTCCGCCCTTTTTCTGTAGCGCGGACAACCCCGAAGGGCTCACGTTTCGTAATCATGTCTGCGTTTATTGGTGGTTACGGGCTTCCAAGCCCGTCGGTAGGGGCGTATGGCATACGCCCTAACACATTTGGGTACTGGCGATTCTCCAGAATTGCATTTTTTTTATACAGGTCGGGAGACCTGTCAGTACCCATACAAAAAAGAACGGGCTTGGAAGCCCGTAACCACCGAACCCTGCCTGACTTCGCGAGGAGTCCGCCGAACGGCGGACGACGTGGCGATCTCAGCAATGAGTTGGAGGTTAGGCAACCCGCCTTGCGGCTCACCGAAGGCACTCTTGCCTGACAAGATTGGGCGACCCAAAGGGTCTGCCCCTACTCCAAAATTCTATTCTCCCCAAATCCACTTGCTCTGCGAATCGAATTGCTTTACGTTTTACTATCTTTTCCAATTAGATAAATGTTCATTAAAACAAACCACACCCCAATTCACTTCACCTCAATTTTGGAGGCAGAATTATGAAAAATTCAAAAGCTCTTTCCTGTACTATTGTAGTGCTTTTGTTCACTTTGACTGCAAGTCCACTATTCGCGCAAACTCATTCACTTTTGTTTGATGGTGTTAACGATTATGTGGAATGCTTTGACGGTAGTTTACCAATCGGCAATACAGCAAGAACTGTTGAGTGTTGGGTAAAACTTAGATCAGTGCAACATTTCACCTCTCTCGTGTTCTACGGTACAGCGACCAATTCACAACGATTTAATCTATTTAGTTTTAATGGAAATCTCGACTTTGTCGGTCACGACAATGACATGACATCAAATTTCTACATTGCCGATAATATGTGGCATCATGTTTGTGTTACTTACAATGGAACGCAAGTAGTACTGTATGGCGATGGAAATGCTGTCGCAAGTTCAAACAAAAACTTGAACACAGTTGGATCAACTTTGCTGATTGGAAAAAGCACAAATCCCTTTACAGCATACGAATTTCTTGATGGACATATAAGCGAGTTAAAAATCTGGAACACCGCCCGCTCGCAATCCGAAATTCAATCAACAATGTACTCTTCCCTTACTGGTACAGAGCCCGGTTTAGTCGGCTACTGGCGTTTTAATGAGGCTGCTGGCACTACCGCATACAACGATGTTCCCGGTGGTGCAAATGGTACGATCTACGGAGCATCTTGGAGTACAGATATTCCCCATGTTGTTGCACTTGTTAGTCCTAACGGAGGAGAATCTTTCCGAATTGGAACACAAGACACCATCCGGTGGTCAAGTGTCGGATTCACAGGTAATGTGAATATCGAACTGAATCGCAATTATCCAACTGGGGCATGGGAAACATTGTTTGCTGATACTCCAAATGATGGGCAAGAATTGTGGACTGTCACTGGACCACCTACTCCAACTGCTCGGATTCGAGTTACTTCTTTAACAAATCCCGCAGTAAGTGACACATCAAGCGCGGGGTTTCGAGTTTTCCAATCGAGTGCGCCTTTTGTAAAATCTCTATCTTTTGATGGTGTAAATGATTCTGCAAGTGTATCAAACAACAACTTGCCAATGGGAAATTCACAACGAACAGTTGAGTGTTGGTTTAAAACCAATCAAATTGATACTATTGCGCCTGTTTTATGGGTTTGGGGATCACTTGCATTTGAGCGCAGTGCATTTGGTCTACACTTACAAAATGGAACACTCAACTTCTTTGGAAATCTTTCTGGGGATGTTAGAACCGATCATTTCGTGGCAGATGATTGTTGGCATCATGTTGCAGTTGTATATGACGGAGAACTATTAAAAATAATTGCTGATGGTGAAGAGCTAACCACAGCTAATAGGGATTTGAATACATTAACTACAACTTCGTCAGATCTAAAAATTGGGAAAATGCTCCCAGGTACCGCGTTACCTTATTACTTTCGAGGAAATCTTAGCGAGTTAAAAATCTGGAATACCGCCCGTTCCCAATCCGAAATTCAATCAACAATGTACTCATCCCTTACTGGTACAGAGCCCAGCTTAGTCGGCTACTGGCGTTTCAATGAAGGTGCAGGAACTACTGCATATAACGATGTACCGAATGGTGCTAACGGCACGATCTACGGTGCGACATGGAGTGCCGATGTACCGCAATTCGTGAGAGTGACTCGTCCCAATGGTAATGAAATATTCCGGGCGGGAACGGTTGATACTTTGCGTTGGATTGGCTTCAATACCGGTGCGATGCGGATTGATTTGAAACGTACATATCCAACTGGGAGTTGGGTGACGTTGTTTGATTCCGTTGCCAATACCGGATTTGTTCCGTGGTTGGTGACTGGTGAAACATCCACTGCAACCCGCATTCGGATAACGACGCTTGCCGAACCAATTCTTTCCGACACTTCCGATGCCAACTTCACAATCCAATATCCCGAACCGGCAGCGCCGGGCAATCTTGCTATCACGACTATTGGTGAAAATGCGAATCTCACATGGGCACGGGTCGATACCAATATCTATGGGCAAGCAATCACGGTGGAACGTTATATCGTGTTCTTCCGGGCACAGGAGAGTTACGGTTGGAATTTCCTCGCGGGAACGTTTGGTGCTAATGCAACTTCCTACACCCATGCTTTGGTCGTGACCCATTCCCCGGCGATGTATTATGAGGTGCGGGCATGGATCGGCGATAGTGATACGTTTGACCGGATAGTGCGGGAATTTTCCATTGGTACACCGGAAGAGGTGGTATTGCAGCGATTAGGTGGGCAAGTATCACGACCCATAGTGAAGAAAGTAGAGTAGGGATTGAATTTTTTTTGTGGTGGTTACGGGCTTCCAAGCCCGTCCGTAGGGGCTGACCCTCTGGGTCGCCCATGTAGGTGGACAGACTTTTCTGTGGTCTGTCCTACGGTGTGGTGGTACAGGATTCCAATCCTGTCTTCGCTGTTTCTGTTCCAATCATACAGGTCTGGAGACCTGTAACCACCATAAAAAAGGGCGAACACAAGGTTCGCCCCTACCCAA containing:
- a CDS encoding LamG domain-containing protein, which codes for MKNSKALSCTIVVLLFTLTASPLFAQTHSLLFDGVNDYVECFDGSLPIGNTARTVECWVKLRSVQHFTSLVFYGTATNSQRFNLFSFNGNLDFVGHDNDMTSNFYIADNMWHHVCVTYNGTQVVLYGDGNAVASSNKNLNTVGSTLLIGKSTNPFTAYEFLDGHISELKIWNTARSQSEIQSTMYSSLTGTEPGLVGYWRFNEAAGTTAYNDVPGGANGTIYGASWSTDIPHVVALVSPNGGESFRIGTQDTIRWSSVGFTGNVNIELNRNYPTGAWETLFADTPNDGQELWTVTGPPTPTARIRVTSLTNPAVSDTSSAGFRVFQSSAPFVKSLSFDGVNDSASVSNNNLPMGNSQRTVECWFKTNQIDTIAPVLWVWGSLAFERSAFGLHLQNGTLNFFGNLSGDVRTDHFVADDCWHHVAVVYDGELLKIIADGEELTTANRDLNTLTTTSSDLKIGKMLPGTALPYYFRGNLSELKIWNTARSQSEIQSTMYSSLTGTEPSLVGYWRFNEGAGTTAYNDVPNGANGTIYGATWSADVPQFVRVTRPNGNEIFRAGTVDTLRWIGFNTGAMRIDLKRTYPTGSWVTLFDSVANTGFVPWLVTGETSTATRIRITTLAEPILSDTSDANFTIQYPEPAAPGNLAITTIGENANLTWARVDTNIYGQAITVERYIVFFRAQESYGWNFLAGTFGANATSYTHALVVTHSPAMYYEVRAWIGDSDTFDRIVREFSIGTPEEVVLQRLGGQVSRPIVKKVE